GCCGAGCAGGCTGGCGAACAGGGACTCAAGGGCAATCAATTGACCACTGAGCACCATGGGCAGACGTCGCGTCGCCGCATTCCAGGCCCAGGCGCCGACGACGGTGGACATCACGGCGATCACCAGGCTCCAGGCATACAGTGCCCATGCCTGGCTCCAGCCAGCGCCAAGGGTTGGCAACCGCAACATACCTGACGCGTATATCCACGGGAGGATGAACAGCGTTGCGGCACCTGCGCCCGTCAGCATCAGGGCGGTCCACAGGCCTGTCACGTTGGCAGGCAGGTGTGCCAGCTGTTTCTGGTTGATCACGCTGAAGCCCAGCCACAAGGCTACCGCGCCCACGGAAAAAAACAGCCCGGCCCACCAGGATTGGGGGCCCGGAGAGGGCTCGTTCAGGCTGCTGATATTGGCCAGCAACAGCCCAAACGTGATGCAGCACAACGGCATTGCCAATTGTCGCCAGCGCAGGGTCTTATGGCCGGCATTGCCGATCAGCGCCAATAGCACCGGCACCATTCCAACAAAAGCCGGCGTCAACACCGGGCCGCCGAATATCACGCCGGCGGCGATGCATACGCCATAACCCAGGCAGCCCAACGCGCCCAGCACTGCCGCGAGCAGGCACTGGCCCGGGCTCAACGCCTGCAGTTGCGCGCGACACAGGATTACCCCAGCCACGCCCAGCCCACCGGCCATCAGAAAGCGCAAACTCATCAGGTCATAGACGCTATAGGCGCCCGCCACGTAGGGCGCAATGAAATTCAGCGCCCA
This genomic stretch from Pseudomonas orientalis harbors:
- a CDS encoding DMT family transporter; protein product: MSTPRTSVFAGVIFAMVATLGWALNFIAPYVAGAYSVYDLMSLRFLMAGGLGVAGVILCRAQLQALSPGQCLLAAVLGALGCLGYGVCIAAGVIFGGPVLTPAFVGMVPVLLALIGNAGHKTLRWRQLAMPLCCITFGLLLANISSLNEPSPGPQSWWAGLFFSVGAVALWLGFSVINQKQLAHLPANVTGLWTALMLTGAGAATLFILPWIYASGMLRLPTLGAGWSQAWALYAWSLVIAVMSTVVGAWAWNAATRRLPMVLSGQLIALESLFASLLGLWFHQRWPTPMETAGLAAVLLGVVMSVRIILADARFPGSATDR